ATCATGGCTATGCGGTGGTAGGAGAAACGCTGAACCCAGCGGTTGGCTTTGTAAGCCATCATAATGCCAATGACGGGAGCTGCGAGGGGATTACGTATCAGAACGGAAAGGCCTTTACGGTGCAGTTCCATCCGGAAGCCTGCGCTGGACCGCTGGATACCAAGTATCTGTTTGACACATTCATCGGACTCATGAAGCAGCAGTAAAGAGAGGGAGGAAACTATGCCATTACGTAACGATATAAAGAAAGTGCTTGTGATCGGATCTGGTCCTATTATCATCGGACAGGCGGCGGAGTTTGATTATGCGGGAACGCAGGTCTGCCGTACACTGAAGGCTGACGGACTTGAAGTCGTGCTGGTCAATTCAAATCCGGCCACCATCATGACGGATAAAACCATAGCGGATAAGGTGTATATTGAGCCCCTGACGCTGCCGGTACTGAAAAAGATTATTAAGCTTGAAAAGCCTGACAGCATTCTGTCTACCATGGGAGGGCAAACCGCACTGACGCTTTCCATGCAGCTTGCAAAGGAAGGATTTCTGGAAGAACAGAATGTAAAGCTTCTGGGTGCTACTCCGGAAACCATCGATAAGGCGGAGGACCGGCAGCTGTTTAAGGATATGCTGGAGTCTATCGGAGAACCGGTGATTCCTTCCAAAGTTGTAACTGACATAGACGACGCCCTTGCCTTTGCGGAAGAGATCGGATACCCTGTGATCGTTCGCCCTGCATATACCCTTGGGGGAACTGGGGGAGGTATTGCATCCACGAAGAAGCAGCTTTTGAGAATCGGTGAAAACGGCCTGCGGCTGAGCCCCATCCATCAGATTTTGGTGGAACGCTGTGTTTCCGGCTGGAAAGAAATTGAATTTGAAATTATCAGAGACAGCAAGAACAATACCATCACCGTTTGCTCGATGGAAAACGTTGACCCGGTGGGCGTACATACGGGAGATTCCATCGTTGTAGCACCGGCTGTTACTCTGTCTGATAAAGAATATCAGATGCTGAGAACTGCATCGATCAATATCATTCAAGCGCTAGGCGTAGAGGGCGGCTGTAACTGTCAGTTCGCTCTGAATCCAGACAACTTTGAATATGCAGTCATTGAAGTAAATCCCAGAGTATCCAGATCCTCTGCCCTGGCTTCAAAAGCCACTGGATATCCGATTGCAAAGGTGGCATCCAAGATTGCCATTGGCTATACATTGGATGAGATTCTCAATACGGTAACAGGAAAGACTTATGCTTGCTTTGAGCCGGCACTAGACTACATTGTTGTCAAATTCCCCAAATGGCCCTTTGACAAATTTGTCTACGCAAAGAGAACCCTAGGCACTCAGATGAAGGCTACCGGAGAAGTAATGGCCATCGGTACTACGTTCGAACAGGCAATGATGAAAGCGGTTCGCTGCATTGAGCTGAATCTTGATTCCCTAAACCTAAGAAAGCTGAAGGAAAAAGATACCGATACCATTGAAGAGCTTCTGCACCACTGTGACGACGAACGGATCTTTGTGGTATATGAGGCGTTGAAGCGTGGAATCTCCATTGACACAATCTTTGAGATCACAAAGATTGATCGTTGGTTTATCAATAAGCTGAACAACCTATTCAAGATGGAGCAATCCCTTTCCCAAGGAGAGCTGACGCAGGAAAAATATAAAAAGGCAAAAAAACTGGGCTTTCTTGACAAAACCATCAAGAATCTTAGCGGACAGGAACCACCGCAAAAACTGTACGCTTCCTATAAAATGGTTGACACTTGCGCCGCAGAGTTTGCTGCGGAAACCCCCTATTTCTATTCCACCTATGATGAGGAAAATGAGGCAAGAGAATTTATCGAGCAGCATAGCACCGGAAAGAAGAAGGTCATCGTATTCGGTTCGGGTCCCATCCGGATTGGACAGGGAATCGAGTTTGACTACTGCTCTGTTCACTGTGTCACGGCACTGAAGGAAGCCGGATATGAAGCGATTATCGTGAATAATAATCCAGAGACTGTTTCCACAGACTTTGACATTTCCGACCGGCTTTATTTTGAACCCCTAACTCCCGAAGATGTGGATTCCATTCTCGAGACAGAGCAGCCATGGGGCGTGGTGGTGCAGTTCGGAGGACAGACAGCCATCAAGCTCACCAAGCATCTGAAGAATAAGGGCGTTAAAATACTGGGGACCTCAGCGGACAGCATTGATGCAGCAGAAGACAGAGAACGGTTTGATAAGCTTCTGGAGCATTGCAACATTCCGCGGCCAAACGGCAGAATGGCCTATACCACAGAAGTAGCAGTGAAGGAAGCGCAGAAGCTGGGATATCCCGTATTGCTGAGACCGTCCTACGTTTTGGGAGGCCAGAATATGATCATCGCTCACGGAAAAAATGATGTCATAGAATATATGGATATCATTACCGCAACAGAGCTTGAGAACCCGGTGCTCATCGATAAATACCTCATGGGTACGGAAGTGGAGGTCGACGCAGTTTGTGACGGAGATGATTTCCTCATCCCTGGCATCATGGAGCATATTGAGCGGGCAGGAGTCCACTCCGGAGACTCCATCTCCATCTATCCGCCCCAGACATTAACCCAGAAAATACGGGATACCATCGTGGAATATACCGGACGGCTTGCCAAGGAGCTCAACGTATCGGGTCTTGTAAATATCCAGTACGTCATCTATCAGGGAGAGGTCTATGTCATCGAAGTCAATCCCAGATCATCGAGGACTGTACCGTATATCAGCAAGGTTACCAACGTTCCTATTGTTGACCTTGCAACGAAGGTGGCACTGGGTGCAAAGCTCAAGGATCTCGGTTACGGCAGCGGCGTTTGCCCTGAAGGCGACTACGTAGCGGTCAAAGTACCGGTATTCAGTTTTCCTAAGCTTCATGACGCAGACAATCATCTCGGACCGGAGATGAAATCTACAGGAGAAGTACTTGGGATCGATCGCGATCTGGAAACTGCCTTGTACAAAGGTCTCATTGCAGCAGGTTATGAGATGCATAAAGTTGGAAACTGCGTTCTGATTACAGTAAAGGATTCTGACAAGCCGGAAGTCGTGCCTCTTGCGCAGAAGTTTATTGATTTTGGATATAAAATCTGGGCAACGAAGGGTACGGCAGAATATCTGAGAGAACACGGCGTACCGTCAGAAATCGTTAATAAGCACGATGGACCATCTCCCAATACGAGTGATTTGTTTGATACTGGTGAGGTTGACTTTGTAGTGTCAACATCCACCATCGGAAGAAAACCGGCGGTGCATTCCGTTCAGATGAGGCGAAAAGCAATCGAGAGAAACATCGCATGCCTGACCTCCATCGATACTGCCAATGCACTGGCCAATAGCCTTCTGATGAGGAAGACCTTGGAAGACTTTAACATGGTAGACATCGTAAAAATATGAATGTTAGCAGTGTGAGCTGTCGATTTCATCTGGCAGCTCCATTTCCATCCAAACTTTGTCTATGAAATATAAAATAAAAATTGAAAATTTTACTCTTTGTAGATATAATATTAAAGATAAACGTAAATGATAAGAATATGGCGGCGAAATCGAGATTTTTAAGATTTCCGAGCATAAGTTCGCCTTAGTTCTGTTTAGCGGGACAAGCTGATATATGCAGATCTATTTCCTTATGGATTACAGAATGATTTGATACGATATATACGAGGAGGGATAATTTTGGGATTTACAGAAGAAGTGGGCATTGACCTTGGAACAGCAAATGTTTTAGTTTATATAAAAGGGAAGGGCGTCGTTCTGAACGAGCCGTCCGTTGTCGCTATCAACAGAGATACCAATGAGATTCTCGCAGTGGGAGAAGAAGCAAGGCAGATGCTGGGGAGAACTCCAAGCAATATCATTGCTGTTAGACCGCTGAGAGATGGCGTGATTTCCGATTATGATGTAACGGAAAGAATGCTGAAATATTTTATTAAAAAGACCTGCGGAAGCGGCAGATTCTTCAAGCCAAGAATTATGGTTTGTGTGCCCAGTGGTGTTACTGAGGTTGAAAAGAGAGCCGTCAGAGAAGCTGCTACCCAAGCGGGAGGCAAAGCGGTCTATTTGATGGAGGAGCCTGTTGCGGCAGCCATCGGTGCAGGACTTGATATTTCTAAGCCCGACGGAGTCATGATCATAGACATCGGCGGAGGAACGACCGATGTTGCAGTGATTTCCCTGGGAGGAATTGTAACAAGTACCTCTGTAAAGGTTGCTGGTGATAAATTCGACGAATCGATTATTAAATATATGCGAAAAGAGCACAAGCTTTACATTGGGGAGCGTACCGCGGAAGAAATGAAAATGACCATCGGTACTGCTTATCCGAGAGAAGAAGTGGTCGTAAAGGAATGCAGAGGGCGAGACCTTGTCACGGGACTTCCGAAATCCATCGAAATCACTTCGAAGGAGATGATGGAGGCGCTGGACGAGCCTTTGCAGGTGATCTGCGAGGTTGCTCACGGCGTATTGGAGAGAACGCCGCCGGAACTTTCAGCAGACATCAGCAACAGCGGTATCGTCATCACCGGCGGAGGAGCACTCCTACACGGTATCGACAAACGGATCGAGGAACGAACAGGCATCAAGGTTACCATTGCTGAAGATCCCAAATCCTGTGTTGCCATCGGAACCGGTAAGGCCTTAAATTCCATCGATGCGATTGAAAACAATCAGATGAATAAAAGAAGGTCATACATTTAGTAGAAAATGAAAGCTCTCGCAAGAGAGCTTTTTATCTTTGTGGGAATCAATCTGCAAAGGTAATCGCAAGAGCCGGAGCCGTTGGGCTCTGACGGAAGTGGCAGATGCGCTTCCCATGGTATAGGAGGAAAAACTTTGGCAAAGCTGGAACTGATCGCCACCGCTACCTTTGGACTGGAAGCGGTGGTCAAAAGAGAAATTGAAAATCTAGGGTTCAAGGTTCTTAAGTCTGAAGATGCAAAAATAACCTTTTTAGGTGATGAACGGGCTGTTGTAAAATCAAACCTGTGGCTGCGGTGTGCCGACCGAGTGCTTGTTAAACTGGGCGAATTCGATGCGCTTAGTTTTGAAGAACTCTTTCAGCAGACAAAGGCTCTTCCCTGGGAAGAATGGATTCCGGAGGACGGTAAATTCACTGTTACAGGAACCTCTGTCAAATCGAAGCTGCACAGTGTTCCTGACTGTCAGGCGATTGTGAAAAAATCCATCGTAGAGAAACTGAAAGAGACGTATCACTGCCAATGGTTTGAGGAGACGGGACCGGAATTTATCATTAAGGTGACGCTTCTTAAGGATCGTGCAACCATTACGCTTGATACCAGCGGTGCAGGCCTTCACAAAAGGGGATACCGGGTTAAGGACGTGGCTGCGCCCATCAAGGAAACGCTGGCAGCAGCAATGGTCCAGCTGTCCTTTTGGAAAGAAGGAAGGCTTCTCCTTGATCCATTCTGCGGTTCCGGGACAATTCCCATTGAGGCGGCACTAATTGGGAGAAATATTGCTCCTGGCCTGAACCGAAAATTTGCGGCTGAGCAATGGCCGGCCATTCCGTCCCATCTTTGGAAAGAAGAGAGAAAGGCAGCATTTGATGCAATAAACAATGATGCTGAGATTCGCATTATCGGCTCTGACATTCTGCCTGCTGCGGTGATGGCAGCACGGGAAAATGCTATGGAAGCCGGCGTTGATGACTGCATCGATTTTCATATCCGCCCGCTGAAGGAAGTCCGGTTTGATGAAAATTATGGCATCATGATCGCGAATCCGCCCTATGGCGAACGAATCGGAGAAAAGGATGCGATTCGGCACATCTATTCTGACTTGAAAAAGTTGTTCGAACAAAATCCCACATGGTCCCTGTACTTAGTAACCACAGATAAAGAGTTTGAAATGCTTACCTTCGGACGTCCCGCAGACAGAAGAAGGAAACTCTATAATGGCAGGCTGGAAGTCACATATTATCAGTATTACGGAGAAAAACCCAAGAAAGCTTAAGGAAACGAAAATTTACGTGATCATCTGCGCATACACTCCATTTGATCAGTGCGTCCCTAATACTTGGAGATTTTTTAGGAATTATTGACAGGTAGTAATGAATACCTTATATTATAGTTATATTAACTATAAGCAAAAACTCTTAAGGATAACAATCGATGGAGGTAAAGTGTTTTGAGGTATGAAGAATTTATTAAAAATACGATAGACGAATTTGTAGCCAAGGGAAAAATTGATGAAGCAGCTTTTCCCGATATGGAAATTTATATGGATCAGGCGGAGACTTTTTTGAACAGGGAGCTTGCGGTCTATAAAAACAGTGAAAAAGATAAGGTCATCACAAAAACGATGATTGGAAACTATGTGAAGCACAATATGCTGCCAAGGCCCGTCAATAAGAAATATTCCAAGGATCATTTGATTCTGCTGACCCTCATTTTCTATATGAAGGGCACCTTCCAGATGGAAGAAATCGAAAAGATTATGAAACCGCTCATTGATAATTACAATTCTGAATTTGATGATAAAATTGATATTGCTGCACTGTATAAAGGAATTCTTGAAGTGCATGAAGCCGAACAAGATGCCCTTGCAAAGAGTATCAGCAGCGTGATCAAAAATAGTAAGAACTATCTCATGGAATCCGAGGTATCAGATGATGATATGCTGGAGCTCTTCATGCTGATCGTGAACCTTTCTCTGAAAGCAGACGCACAAAAATTCCTGGCTCATAAACTCCTTCAGGAGTATATCTTAAAACCAAAACAGAAAAAACAGAAAGAAGGTTGAAATCATGGCAGTTAATTTAAAGGGAAGAAGCTTTTTAACGTTGATGGACTTTACTCCGCAGGAAATCAGGTATCTGCTGGATCTGGCCCATGATTTGAAGGCAAAAAAGAGAGCTGGAATCAGCGGTGATTTGCTAAGGGGAAAAAATATAGTCCTACTGTTTGAAAAAACATCTACGAGAACGAGATGCTCCTTTGAAGTTGCTTGCCACGATGAAGGCGGACATGTGACCTACCTGGAATCCTCAGGGTCTCAAGTAGGCAAAAAAGAATCCATAGAAGACAGTGCTAAGGTTTTGGGCAGATTTTATGACGGAATTGAATACAGAGGGTTTGATCAAAAAACAGTCGAGGATCTTGCCAGATATTCTGGCGTTCCCGTTTGGAACGGACTCACAGACATCGATCATCCCACTCAGATCCTGGCCGATATGCTGACCATGGAAGAACATATGGCGAAACCGCTCAATAAGGCAAAAGTCATTTTCTGCGGCGATATTAGAAACAATATGGCTTATGCATGGATGTATGGCTGTGCGAAAATGGGCGTTCATTTTGTAGCGTACGGTCCCGATGAGCTTGAGGTAGATCCAGACGTTCTTTCTGCATCCAGAAAGGTTGCGGAAGCCACCGGAAGCGTGATTGAAGTAAGCAGTGACCCGGGATGCCTAAAGGGTGCTGATGTGATCTACACCGATGTATGGGCTTCCATGGGAGAAGAGGATCAGATACCAGCCAAAGTGAAGATGCTGACCCCATTTAAGGTTACCACGGAATTATTGGCAGCTACGGAGAATCCGGATGTTCTCTTCCTCCACTGTCTGCCTGCGTTTCATGATTTTGAAACGAAGATGGCCAAGGAATGGAAGGAGAAGGGCTTTGATATCAGAGAGGTCACAGATGAGGTGTTCCGCAGCAAGCATTCCGTTGTTTTTGACGAAGCAGAGAACAGAATGCATACAATCAAAGCCATTATGGTTGCCACTTTGTAGGGCCTTATATTTTCAATACCGAAAGCCGTATTTCACAAGCTGAATCGGTAATAGGAATTGCAACAAACGGAAAGAGAAAGATATTGGAGTGAGCTTATTCAAAGCTATTATCCAACACTTTCTCTTTTTTTACTGGGTAGATTTCCAAAAACCATTAATCGTAAGGTGCAAAATAATTTGCGTTATGAACTTGGAGCAACGCTCATATTTTACCATAAGAGCTTAGTGTAAAATTAGGACGGGAAAAATAAAGGAAATAAAAAAATAAGAGTGGCCTCATATGTTATGATGTTAATAACCACAAAAACAAATAACGGAGGCACTCTTATGAACAATAGTATAACTGAAATTGCAGAATTAATCATCAGGAGTTTTGAGGAAAACTTCGAAAAGATGTTGATGGAAAAGAAGGATATCTCCGAATTTGTAATTGAGACTAAGAAAATACTGGACCAAGTAGGAACGATTCTAGCGAAGGAAGCGCTGGAAATGATGGATTCTCTTGTGAAAGGAGATTCTCGTCGAAAGCAGAACTGGTATGTTCATGAGAAGGCTGCACCCAACACCCTTGCGACCATATTTGGTGAGGTTCATTATCATAGAACGTACTACAAGCATAAAACCGAAACGGAATATCGATATTTATCGGATGAACTGATGGGAATCGACTCCTACGACAAAATGGATGTTGCCTTGAAATCCAGACTGATTGAAGAAGCGATTGATACCCCGTACGCAAGAAGTGGCAGGAAAGCTGCCGAGACACTACAGATTTCAAGCCAGAGTGTTATGAACGCCATAAGGGAACTAGGCCCGGTCAGGAATAACGAAGTGAAAATTTCAAGATCAAAAGAAACGCCTACAATTCTCTACATTGAAGCTGACGAAGATCACGTTGCGCTTCAGGCTGGCGGCTGTTCAGAACCAAAGCTTGTGTATGTGCATGAAGGCAGGACACAGGTCGGAAAAGAAAGGTGGAAACTGCAGAACCCGAGATATTTCGGTGGAATGTACAGGGAATCAGAAGAACTCTGGAACGAAGTAGCAGATTACATTGATACCGCCTATGACTATGATAAGATTGAAAAAATATATTTGTCCGGGGATGGAGCAAGCTGGATAAAGTCAGGAGCAACCATAATCAACAAAAGTATTTTCGTACTTGACCGATACCACCTGCACAAGGCGGTAAAAACAGCAGGAGCGCATATTGAAAACGCTGAGAGGGAAATATGGAGAGCCCTTAAAAGAGAAGACAAAGAATACCTAAAGGTCGTATTTGAAACCATCCTGGATGCAGCAGAAACAGAGACAAAGGCACAATCGGTGAAAGAAGCAAAGACCTATATCATGAATCATTGGGAAAACATTAAGTATCACTATTCCAAGGATTATTCGGGCTGCAGTGCCGAAGGGCACATTAGCCATATCTATTCAGATCGGCTCAGTTCCAGGCCGCTGGGATGGAGCCTTGAGGGAGTCGATCAGATGGCAAGACTCCGAGTCTTTGCTGAAAACGGAGGTAATCTATTCGATCTGGCGCTAAGAAAGAAACAAGAACGAATCAGAGAGACAAGAGCCATTGAACTGGACTTAAAATTATGCAGAAAAAAGATACGAAAAGTCAGTGGAGAGACAATCGATAACCTGCCTGCTCTAAATTCAGGAAAGCGCACTCAACTGGCATTAGCATTACGAGGACTCAGGGGAATTTAATACAAGGTTTTAACAATGGGGAAACTCCAGCTTTATTTTTCCCGTCCTAACTTGACGCGATCCCATAAGAGGGAAAACGTTGACAGAATGAGAGAAAAAGAATATATTTTACCTTGGCAAAGCACTGATCGTTTCATTGTTGCTTTCAGAGCGAAGCCAGATGCAATCTGAGGGAACCGACTTTACTGAAACTATAATCATGTATTAAGACGAAGCATTACTCTGATACAAAAATTAGTGAAAGTAGCAGGAAGGATCACCTATGGATATTACCATCAATCATCATGCCCATACACCGATCTATATGCAGATTGTGAATCAGCTGAAAGAGATGATTTTAAAAGGAGAAATCACCGACGGATTTGTATTGCCTTCAGAAAGAACCATGGCAAAGCTCCTGAAGGTTCACAGGAATACGGTCGTTAGAGCCTATATGGAGTTGAAGGCGGATGCCTTTCTTTCTTCATCACAAGGAAAAGGGTATACCGTATCGTATCAGTCAGATGCAGGAGAACATAAAGACTGCGGGGAATACAAGAACTCGCGGACGGCAGCAGAAGCAGGAGCAACCATTGCCTGGACCAGTCTGATTCGGGATGAATATCTCGATCTCAAAATCACCTTTGACGATCTATTCACAAAGTCTTATACTTCAAACAACATCTCCTTTGCAGGGGGAATCGCATCTGCTGAGGAATACGGCAAGGAGGATCTAGCCAACATTCTTGGGGACATTATTTCATCGGACAACATAGAAACCTATTCGTTCTCTCCTTATCAAGGAAACCATGATTTAAGGCAGAATATTGTTCATTTTATGTCTGGCAAGGGGATTGGGGCAAAGCCTTCCGAAATACAGATCGTTTCTGAGACCAATCAAGCGCTGGACTACCTGGCCTCTCTTTTAATTCGCCCTGGAGATACTGTGATCACAGAGGAACCGGTTTCTCCAGACGTCTATAGAACCTTCGCGCTGGCGGGAGGGAAAGTAATTACTGTGCCTATGGATGAGGAGGGAATCCTTTGCGACAGACTGGAACCCCTTATTATCAAGCATCAGCCTAAATTTATTTATGTAAATCCAGATTTTCAAAATCCAACCGGAATCGTCATGAGCCTGGAACGGAGAAAAGCACTTCTCGACCTCTCTCACAAATATCGCATGCCCATCATCGAAGAAGACGCAGTATCGGAAATTCGATTTGAAGGGGTTCGTATTCCATCATTAAAAGCTCTGGATAAGGGAAATAACGTGATCTTTATCTATTCCTTTGCGCTGACATTTGCACCCGGAGTTCGAATGGCCTTTGTCTTGGCTGATAAAACCCTGATAAAGAGTTTGAGTTATATTGTTTCGATTCGTTTAATCAGTTTGGACAGCATTTCACAAAAGCTTCTTAGCAGCTGTATCGAAAAAGGAATTTACCAGAAAAACCTCAGAACCATTTGCGGCGATTATAAGGAAAAGAGAGACCTGATGTGTTTATGTCTCCAGGAAGCAAATGATTTGGGCCTCCGTTTTCGGAAGCCTGCCGGTGGGGTTTATCTCTGGTGCAAACTTTCGTCGGATACGGACTACCACAAGCTGTATCTAAAAACTCTCGAAAAAGGTGTCTCCTTTATCCCCGGAAGCGTGTTTTATATCAGAGGATCAAAGGGAGATTGCTGCATTCGCCTCAATTTTTCCTATCCCAGTAAGCTGCAGATTGAAAAAGGCATCGGACTGCTGACACAAGCCTTGCGGGAGAGCCGACTTACATTAGATAGCAGCTATGGGACAGAACTGGAGAGAGAAAGCTAAAGTGCTGAATCGGGATGCTAAGAACTGAAATATTACTAGGCAGGCAGCCGCTTCCTATTCACCGTTTACTGCAGCTCAGTACTGGCACATGGAAATAATCCTGTGCTGGTACTTTCTTTTTTTTGCCGCTGTTATATGATGCAAATCAGGAAGAGTAATGCTTTATATTTTATTTATGAGGAGATAGGAGATGGCAGTAAATTTAAAGGGAAGAAGTTTTCTTACACTGATGGATCTGACTCAGGGAGAAATCCGGTACCTTCTTGATCTCGCCAGAGATCTCAAGGCGAAAAAAAGAGCCGGGATTCAAAACGAAATACTAAAGGGGAAAAATATTGTACTGCTTTTTGAAAAGACCTCTACAAGGACGCGATGCGCCTTTGAGGTCGCCTGTCTTGATGAGGGAGCCCATGTTACCTTTTTGGATTCAGGCAGTTCCCAGATGGGAAAAAAGGAGTCTCTGGAGGACACCGCCAAGGTACTAGGAAGATTTTATGACGGAATCGAGTACAGGGGATATGAGCAAAAGGTGGTTGAGGAATTGGCGAAGTTCTCTGGCGTTCCGGTATGGAACGGGCTAACGGACGCGGATCATCCAACACAGATATTGGCGGACCTGCTTACGATGGAAGAGCATCTTTCTAAGCCTTTGAAACAATGCAAAGTTGTATTTTGCGGAGATATCAGAAATAACATGTCTTATGCCTGGATGTATGGCTGTGCTAAAATGGGGATTCATTTCACCGCTTACGGGCCTGCAGAGCTTGAACCGGATCAGCAAATTGTTGCCATGGCCAAAGCCGTTGCGGCTGAAACAGGTGGCACAATTGAGGTGTCGGATTCGCCGATTTGTCTGAAAGACGCGGATGTAATCTATACCGACGTTTGGGCGTCTATGGGGGAAGAAGCGCAGATTCCTGAGCGGGTCAGACTGCTAACGCCATTTAAGGTGACCATGGACCTCATGAATGCAACGGAAAATCCTGATGTACTCTTCTTGCACTGTCTGCCTGCCTTCCATGATTTTGAAACCAAAATGGCAAGAGATTGGAAGGAAAAGGGGTATGACATCAGGGAAGTAACGGACGAAGTATTCCGCAGCAGGCATTCTGTCGTCTTTGATGAGGCGGAGAATAGAATGCATACCATAAAGGCAGTCATAGCCGCCACCATCGCATAGGATATTGCTGCGCAACAGACCATCCTTAAAGGAATCTGTCATAATTCGATAGGAATCTCCCTGATGATTCATAGATCGAGGGAATCGATTTGAAAGGAGAACGTGATATGGTACAGGGCATAAACGTTTATTCGGAGATTGGGAAGCTGAACCGGGTGTTGCTGCATCGTCTTGGACGAGAAATAGAGGGCTTGGTGCCGGACAATTTTGAAAGACTCCTCTTTGATGAAATCCCATATTTAGAGGTTGCCCAGAAGGAGCATGACTGCTTTGCTAATGTGCTAAGGGAAAACAAAGTAGAAGTTCTTTACTTTGCGGATGAGGTAATCCTGGCGCTTGAGAATGCACAGGTTAGAAGGAAATTTATCAAAGAGTTTTTAAATGACAGTGATGTTTTTTCTTTACATGCGCTGGAGGCAATGGAACAGTACTTGATGGATATGCCTGTGAAAGAGATGGTTGAATCAATCATCGCCGGCATTAAAAAAGAGGATGTCCATTTTAAAAAAACCAATTCCCTGGCTGATTATATCAATGAGGAATATCCATACTACACAGACCCCATGCCTAACCTGTACTTTACCAGAGATCCGGGAGCATGTATCGGAAACGGCGTCAGCATCCATTGTATGAAAACCAAAGCCAGAAAAAGAGAAGCATTGATGCTGAAGTACATCTACCTTTACAACAAGAGCTTTATGCCCGAGGGAACGGAACGTTGGTACGATTACGAAGGTATGAGCCCCATCGAGGGCGGAGATATTCTCGTACTTTCGCCTCAGATTGTTGCTGTTGGACTAAGTCAGAGAACCTCTGCAGATGCGATTGAAATTTTGG
This genomic window from Clostridiales bacterium contains:
- a CDS encoding DUF1836 domain-containing protein gives rise to the protein MRYEEFIKNTIDEFVAKGKIDEAAFPDMEIYMDQAETFLNRELAVYKNSEKDKVITKTMIGNYVKHNMLPRPVNKKYSKDHLILLTLIFYMKGTFQMEEIEKIMKPLIDNYNSEFDDKIDIAALYKGILEVHEAEQDALAKSISSVIKNSKNYLMESEVSDDDMLELFMLIVNLSLKADAQKFLAHKLLQEYILKPKQKKQKEG
- the carB gene encoding carbamoyl-phosphate synthase large subunit, producing the protein MPLRNDIKKVLVIGSGPIIIGQAAEFDYAGTQVCRTLKADGLEVVLVNSNPATIMTDKTIADKVYIEPLTLPVLKKIIKLEKPDSILSTMGGQTALTLSMQLAKEGFLEEQNVKLLGATPETIDKAEDRQLFKDMLESIGEPVIPSKVVTDIDDALAFAEEIGYPVIVRPAYTLGGTGGGIASTKKQLLRIGENGLRLSPIHQILVERCVSGWKEIEFEIIRDSKNNTITVCSMENVDPVGVHTGDSIVVAPAVTLSDKEYQMLRTASINIIQALGVEGGCNCQFALNPDNFEYAVIEVNPRVSRSSALASKATGYPIAKVASKIAIGYTLDEILNTVTGKTYACFEPALDYIVVKFPKWPFDKFVYAKRTLGTQMKATGEVMAIGTTFEQAMMKAVRCIELNLDSLNLRKLKEKDTDTIEELLHHCDDERIFVVYEALKRGISIDTIFEITKIDRWFINKLNNLFKMEQSLSQGELTQEKYKKAKKLGFLDKTIKNLSGQEPPQKLYASYKMVDTCAAEFAAETPYFYSTYDEENEAREFIEQHSTGKKKVIVFGSGPIRIGQGIEFDYCSVHCVTALKEAGYEAIIVNNNPETVSTDFDISDRLYFEPLTPEDVDSILETEQPWGVVVQFGGQTAIKLTKHLKNKGVKILGTSADSIDAAEDRERFDKLLEHCNIPRPNGRMAYTTEVAVKEAQKLGYPVLLRPSYVLGGQNMIIAHGKNDVIEYMDIITATELENPVLIDKYLMGTEVEVDAVCDGDDFLIPGIMEHIERAGVHSGDSISIYPPQTLTQKIRDTIVEYTGRLAKELNVSGLVNIQYVIYQGEVYVIEVNPRSSRTVPYISKVTNVPIVDLATKVALGAKLKDLGYGSGVCPEGDYVAVKVPVFSFPKLHDADNHLGPEMKSTGEVLGIDRDLETALYKGLIAAGYEMHKVGNCVLITVKDSDKPEVVPLAQKFIDFGYKIWATKGTAEYLREHGVPSEIVNKHDGPSPNTSDLFDTGEVDFVVSTSTIGRKPAVHSVQMRRKAIERNIACLTSIDTANALANSLLMRKTLEDFNMVDIVKI
- a CDS encoding class I SAM-dependent RNA methyltransferase; this encodes MAKLELIATATFGLEAVVKREIENLGFKVLKSEDAKITFLGDERAVVKSNLWLRCADRVLVKLGEFDALSFEELFQQTKALPWEEWIPEDGKFTVTGTSVKSKLHSVPDCQAIVKKSIVEKLKETYHCQWFEETGPEFIIKVTLLKDRATITLDTSGAGLHKRGYRVKDVAAPIKETLAAAMVQLSFWKEGRLLLDPFCGSGTIPIEAALIGRNIAPGLNRKFAAEQWPAIPSHLWKEERKAAFDAINNDAEIRIIGSDILPAAVMAARENAMEAGVDDCIDFHIRPLKEVRFDENYGIMIANPPYGERIGEKDAIRHIYSDLKKLFEQNPTWSLYLVTTDKEFEMLTFGRPADRRRKLYNGRLEVTYYQYYGEKPKKA
- the argF gene encoding ornithine carbamoyltransferase: MAVNLKGRSFLTLMDFTPQEIRYLLDLAHDLKAKKRAGISGDLLRGKNIVLLFEKTSTRTRCSFEVACHDEGGHVTYLESSGSQVGKKESIEDSAKVLGRFYDGIEYRGFDQKTVEDLARYSGVPVWNGLTDIDHPTQILADMLTMEEHMAKPLNKAKVIFCGDIRNNMAYAWMYGCAKMGVHFVAYGPDELEVDPDVLSASRKVAEATGSVIEVSSDPGCLKGADVIYTDVWASMGEEDQIPAKVKMLTPFKVTTELLAATENPDVLFLHCLPAFHDFETKMAKEWKEKGFDIREVTDEVFRSKHSVVFDEAENRMHTIKAIMVATL
- a CDS encoding rod shape-determining protein; this translates as MGFTEEVGIDLGTANVLVYIKGKGVVLNEPSVVAINRDTNEILAVGEEARQMLGRTPSNIIAVRPLRDGVISDYDVTERMLKYFIKKTCGSGRFFKPRIMVCVPSGVTEVEKRAVREAATQAGGKAVYLMEEPVAAAIGAGLDISKPDGVMIIDIGGGTTDVAVISLGGIVTSTSVKVAGDKFDESIIKYMRKEHKLYIGERTAEEMKMTIGTAYPREEVVVKECRGRDLVTGLPKSIEITSKEMMEALDEPLQVICEVAHGVLERTPPELSADISNSGIVITGGGALLHGIDKRIEERTGIKVTIAEDPKSCVAIGTGKALNSIDAIENNQMNKRRSYI